GTGATACGGCATTAATCATTCCAGCAGATGTTTCCAAGGAAGAATATCAACAAATAAAGGAAATGGCCATTCAAGCCTTTAAAGCGCTGGATTGCTCTGGACTTGTTCGTGCGGACTTCTTCTTAACAAAAGACGGTAAGGCATTAATTAATGAAGTGAATACGATGCCGGGTTTTACGCCTTTCAGCATGTTTCCGCTACTATGGAAACATACAGGTGTTGAATATCCACAATTGATTGAAACGTTAGTTAATCTTGCAAAAGAAAGACATGCAGAAAAACAAAACATTAAATACACTTTCTAAGAAATTGACACGGCAGGGTGCCGTGTCTTTATTTAAGGCTCTTTTCTTAAACCTTGTTGCTTTTTGTATCCAAAATTAATGATTGTACTGTGTATTCGCAAAAAAAAGCATAATTATAAGAAAAGAGCTTGCAAACTAAATTCATAGGCGCAAAATAACTATTTCCACGTTAAAATCGGCTTTAAGATTTTAACGACAAAAGTTTCGAAAACAGCCCTATTTAAAATTCACAACTAACTGGAGGTTTGAAATGATAAAAAGAAATCTAAAGCAGATATCAGATATGATAGCTGTTAAAAATGATATTACCTCATTTGTTGAGATAGAAATTACCGGTGTTTCCATTGATTCTAGAAAAATTGAACCTGGTAATTTATTTATTCCTTTTAAAGGGGAAAGCTCGGATGGCCATAAATTTGTAGAGGAATCGCTTAAAAAGGGCGCAGGTGCTGCATTGTGGCAAAAGGATGTGCCCAATCCCCCAACACATTTACCTATCTTGATTGTTGAAGATTGTTTAGTTGCCTTGCAGGAATTGGCGAGAGAATATCGCAAACAATTACCAGTAAAAGTGGTAGGAATTACCGGTAGTAATGGAAAAACTACCACAAAAGATATGACAGCATCCCTCTTATCCACCACTTATAAGGTACAAAAAACAGAAGGAAATTATAATAACCATATTGGATTGCCTCTAACCGTTTTAGGTTTGGATATGGATACTGAAATTGCTGTATTAGAAATGGGAATGAGCGGCAGAGGAGAAATAGAATTTCTCACAAAACTTGCTTCTCCGGATGCAGTTGTAATTACAAATATCGGAGAATCACATCTTCTTGATCTTGGGTCAAGAGAAGGAATTGCCGAAGCTAAGCTTGAAATTTTGCATGGATTAAAAGAGGGGGGACTGGCTGTCCTTCATGGCGATGAACCACTTCTTATGGAACGAATAAATAAATATAAAGGGAATGTAAATGTTCTAACATTTGGAAGAAATAACCGGAATGACTTTTATCCTACAGAAGTCATTCAGTTAGAACAAGGCAATAGGTTTACGATCAATGAGTCCTCAGAAAACTTCGAACTTCCTGTATTAGGAACTCATAATATATTAAACGCACTTGCTGCGATGATCATTGCTAACCACTTTGATGTGCCATTTACTAAAATGAATGAAGGCTTAGCAAACGTTAAACTCACCAATATGAGGATGGAGCTCGTCGAGGGGAGTCATGGTGAAAAGATAATCAACGATGCCTATAATGCTAGTCCAACCTCAATGACAGCGGCAATTGAACTGGTTTCAAACCTTAAGGGTTACCAGAAAATCATTCTAGTTCTCGGTGATATGCTAGAACTAGGCCCTCAGGAAGAACAATACCATCAACAAATTGGTGAGGGATTGAATCCGGGTAAAATAGATTATGTCTTTACCTTTGGAAAGTTAGCAGAACACATAGCTGAAGGAGCACGTTCCGCTTTAGGGAAACACAGAGTTTTTTCCTATAGTGACAAAAATGAGCTGATTAAAGTGTTAAAGCAACATGTAAATAACGAATCATTAGTTCTGGTAAAGGCTTCAAGAGGAATGAAATTAGAAGAAATTGTTACAGCATTACAGAATAAGTAAGGATTTAATACCCAAAAATAAGACCGTATGCTAAATGCTGTTAATGGAACACTAAAGAAAAATATTCTTCAAAATAAAGCAGGTGAAGAGAATATGATTGGCTGTTTATGTATTCATGGCTTTACAGGGGCACCATATGAAGTAGAGCCTCTTGCTGAGTATTTAAAGAACCATACAGACTGGATATTCAGTGTCCCGACTCTTCCTGGCCATGGCGAAAATCTTTCATTAAAAGGTGTCCAATATCAACAGTGGATCGAACATGCAGAGAACGAATTAAAGAAATTAATTGATACCTGTGATCAGGTCTATGTGATAGGATTTTCCATGGGTGGTATGATTGCAAGTCTTCTAGCTGCAAAGCACCCGGTGGACAAGCTTGTACTACTTAGTGCAGCTGCCTATTACCTAAACCCTAAACAAATGGCAAGTGAAATTAAATCAATGATTTTGGATTCATTAAAAGGAAACTTAGAAAATAATGAATTTTTTCAGCGATATAAAAGAAAAATAAAAGCAACTCCCATAAAAGCGACTTTACAATTTCGCAGGCTTGTTTCTTACATTAAACCACTTCTTCCTCAAGTAGAAGTGCCAACACTGATTGCACAGGGGGAATGTGACGGGATCGTCCCTCCTAAAAGTGCAGAATACTTATATCGTACAATTAGCGCTAAAACAAAAAGGCTTACTTATATCAAGGATTCTAGCCATCATATTTGTCATTGTGAGGAAAAAGAGGCCCTTTTTTCCCAAGTGTATGACTTTTTGATGGAGAGGTAATTGCCGATATGGGACCGAAAAAAAACGCATTAATTGCAATAAGCTTGTAATAGTGTTATGATTATCTGCAACGTGTCTAAAGAACGATGAATAAAGGGCATACTCCTTGAAGGAGAATGTCTTTTTTTGGTAAAATATAGATGTTACCTACTTGCGGCATTTTGATGCGTGTCTAGCTGCAGCGCCTAGGGGCTCGACCGCTTCAGTCCAACGATGAAGTCACATGTGACTTCACCGACAGGCCCTACAACGCTTTTCGCCCCTAAGCAAGACGCTTTCCGCATTTCTGAGTATCGGGCGAAAATATTCAGCACTTTAAAAATATTTTCACATAGATGAAGGAGAATGAAAACATTGACAAAGTTTGAAGATTTAGGCCTAAGTCAGGCCACTTTAGAAGCTGTCCTCAAAATGGGTTTTGAGGAAGCAACACCAATCCAGGCAGAAACTATCCCAATGGGGCTTGCAAACAAGGATTTGATCGGGCAGGCTCAAACAGGAACTGGTAAAACAGCTGCATTTGGAATTCCTTTAGTTGAAAAGGTTGATGTAACCAAGGATGCAATCCAAGGAATCATCATTGCGCCAACTCGTGAGCTTGCGATCCAAGTATCAGAAGAGCTTTATAAAATTGGATCAGGAAAAAGAGTCCGCGTTCTATCCATTTACGGGGGACAGGACATCAGCCGCCAAATCCGTTCATTAAAGAAGTTTCCACATATTATTGTTGGTACTCCTGGACGTGTACTGGATCATATAAACAGAAAAACAATGCGCTTAGATACAGTTAATACTGTTATTCTTGACGAAGCAGATGAAATGTTAAATATGGGATTCATTGAAGACATTGAAACCATTCT
This Neobacillus sp. YX16 DNA region includes the following protein-coding sequences:
- a CDS encoding alpha/beta fold hydrolase, with protein sequence MIGCLCIHGFTGAPYEVEPLAEYLKNHTDWIFSVPTLPGHGENLSLKGVQYQQWIEHAENELKKLIDTCDQVYVIGFSMGGMIASLLAAKHPVDKLVLLSAAAYYLNPKQMASEIKSMILDSLKGNLENNEFFQRYKRKIKATPIKATLQFRRLVSYIKPLLPQVEVPTLIAQGECDGIVPPKSAEYLYRTISAKTKRLTYIKDSSHHICHCEEKEALFSQVYDFLMER
- the murF gene encoding UDP-N-acetylmuramoyl-tripeptide--D-alanyl-D-alanine ligase, which translates into the protein MIKRNLKQISDMIAVKNDITSFVEIEITGVSIDSRKIEPGNLFIPFKGESSDGHKFVEESLKKGAGAALWQKDVPNPPTHLPILIVEDCLVALQELAREYRKQLPVKVVGITGSNGKTTTKDMTASLLSTTYKVQKTEGNYNNHIGLPLTVLGLDMDTEIAVLEMGMSGRGEIEFLTKLASPDAVVITNIGESHLLDLGSREGIAEAKLEILHGLKEGGLAVLHGDEPLLMERINKYKGNVNVLTFGRNNRNDFYPTEVIQLEQGNRFTINESSENFELPVLGTHNILNALAAMIIANHFDVPFTKMNEGLANVKLTNMRMELVEGSHGEKIINDAYNASPTSMTAAIELVSNLKGYQKIILVLGDMLELGPQEEQYHQQIGEGLNPGKIDYVFTFGKLAEHIAEGARSALGKHRVFSYSDKNELIKVLKQHVNNESLVLVKASRGMKLEEIVTALQNK